The Methanosphaera sp. BMS genome contains a region encoding:
- a CDS encoding DUF308 domain-containing protein, which yields MNFSISEKYSSIIMIILGIIALLFPMLSTGAIGFMSGIVLILLAAGFIIAGISELILTKYYGLAYIILGILSMVLACCFIFNPALVSGILGFMIYLFGILLIALGIILFFIGPLGILGIITLMYGILTIVVGYFINDPRMLGTLIGLWLLIFGISSLFLDNKDYIDV from the coding sequence ATGAATTTTTCTATAAGTGAAAAATATAGTTCAATTATCATGATTATTCTGGGTATCATAGCATTATTATTCCCAATGCTTTCCACTGGAGCAATCGGTTTCATGAGTGGAATTGTTCTAATATTATTGGCGGCTGGTTTTATAATTGCCGGAATATCAGAATTGATTTTAACTAAATATTATGGACTTGCATATATCATTCTTGGTATATTATCTATGGTACTTGCTTGTTGTTTTATATTTAATCCTGCATTAGTATCTGGAATTTTAGGATTTATGATTTATCTATTCGGTATCCTGTTAATTGCATTAGGTATAATCTTGTTCTTTATTGGACCATTAGGTATACTTGGTATTATTACCTTAATGTATGGTATATTAACTATTGTTGTAGGTTACTTCATTAATGATCCTAGAATGTTAGGTACATTAATAGGGTTATGGCTATTAATATTTGGAATATCATCATTATTCCTTGACAATAAAGATTATATAGATGTATAA
- the tpiA gene encoding triose-phosphate isomerase → MAKNKTPIIILNYKTYLESTGNNAIQLSKYVEEASNESGVNMAVAPQAVDLYNVIEAVDIPVFSQHMDAITPGGHTGSTLPEAIKQSGAVGSLINHSEQRLTLADIEEVVSKTKDLELSSVLCTNNVKTSMAASLYNPDYIAIEPPELIGTGIPVSKANPEVVENTVTQIHDINRDISVLCGAGITTGEDMKAALDLGAEGVLLASGIIKADNQKDALLDLVSLI, encoded by the coding sequence ATGGCAAAAAACAAAACACCAATAATAATATTAAATTATAAAACATATCTGGAATCAACTGGAAATAATGCAATACAATTATCAAAATACGTTGAAGAAGCAAGCAACGAAAGTGGTGTCAATATGGCAGTAGCACCACAAGCAGTGGATTTATACAATGTCATAGAAGCTGTTGATATACCAGTATTTAGCCAGCACATGGATGCTATAACACCTGGTGGACATACCGGTTCAACACTTCCTGAGGCAATCAAGCAATCCGGTGCAGTGGGATCATTAATAAACCACTCAGAACAAAGATTAACATTAGCTGATATCGAAGAGGTTGTATCTAAAACTAAAGACTTGGAATTAAGCAGTGTCTTATGTACAAATAACGTGAAGACAAGTATGGCCGCATCATTATATAATCCGGATTACATTGCAATCGAACCACCCGAATTAATCGGTACTGGAATACCTGTATCCAAGGCAAATCCGGAAGTCGTTGAAAATACTGTCACTCAAATACATGATATAAACAGGGACATCTCAGTATTATGTGGTGCAGGAATAACCACTGGTGAGGATATGAAAGCTGCATTGGATTTAGGTGCTGAAGGAGTACTCCTTGCTTCAGGAATTATCAAAGCAGATAATCAAAAAGATGCCTTACTTGATTTGGTAAGTTTAATATAA
- a CDS encoding DNA cytosine methyltransferase produces MINLSENEKELLKDMQFIDLFSGIGAFRIAFESFGAKCVYSIDKDKYACETYDTNFNTHSHGDIRNINEENIPKHDILCAGFPCQAFSISGKQLGFEDIRGTLFFEIIRIAKHHKPKIIFLENVSNLERHDHGKTFITIKENLERLGYNIYYKVINASEYGIAQSRKRIYIICIREDIDNHNFKFPDPTNEDVALEDILLKGNMNEFVLNKKYKLDTSKINNSRSNKPIRVGTVNKGGQGDRIYSDKGHAITLSATGGGNGSKTGLYYIDNNVRKLHPRETARLMGFPDDYEINPSIAQAHKQFGNSIIIDILQYIIRELIKDGSIYNG; encoded by the coding sequence ATGATAAACTTAAGTGAAAATGAAAAAGAACTGCTGAAAGATATGCAATTCATAGACTTATTCTCAGGAATAGGAGCGTTCAGAATAGCATTTGAATCATTTGGGGCAAAATGTGTATACAGTATAGACAAAGATAAATATGCATGTGAAACATATGATACGAATTTCAACACACACTCCCATGGAGATATCCGCAACATCAATGAGGAAAATATCCCAAAACATGACATATTATGTGCAGGTTTTCCATGTCAGGCATTCAGCATCTCCGGAAAACAATTAGGTTTTGAAGACATCAGAGGAACCTTATTTTTTGAAATTATAAGAATAGCAAAACATCACAAACCAAAGATTATATTTTTAGAGAATGTAAGTAACCTAGAAAGACATGACCACGGCAAAACATTCATAACAATTAAGGAGAACCTGGAAAGATTAGGATATAATATATATTACAAAGTCATAAATGCCAGTGAATATGGTATCGCTCAAAGCAGAAAACGCATATACATCATATGTATCAGAGAGGATATCGATAATCACAACTTTAAGTTTCCAGATCCGACAAATGAAGATGTGGCCCTTGAAGACATCCTGCTAAAAGGGAACATGAATGAATTCGTGTTGAATAAGAAATACAAACTGGATACCAGTAAAATAAATAATTCTCGCAGTAATAAACCTATCCGTGTAGGTACCGTAAATAAGGGCGGCCAGGGAGATAGAATATATTCAGATAAAGGTCATGCAATAACATTATCAGCAACCGGTGGAGGAAATGGTTCAAAAACAGGATTATATTATATTGACAATAATGTAAGAAAGTTACATCCACGTGAAACTGCCCGTTTGATGGGATTTCCAGATGATTATGAAATCAATCCATCCATAGCACAGGCACATAAGCAATTTGGTAACAGTATCATAATTGACATATTACAGTATATAATTAGAGAGCTAATAAAAGATGGAAGTATTTACAATGGTTAA
- a CDS encoding phosphoglycerate kinase yields MEHEFNTMDDFDLEGKTVLLRVDVNSPVDPLTGDLLDDTRMQLHSITIKELHQRGAKVVVLAHQSRPGKSDFTTLKEHAISLSNIVGCEVQYVDSIFTKQAQDIISNMVNGEVVLLENLRFFSEEMPKLTVEEQKNSILVQSLAPLADYYVNDAFATAHRSQTSLIGFAEVLPSMAGRVMQQELSSLYGILDNAQQPRVYVLGGIKADDSIEVMANALKTDRADCILTTGLVANIFLVASGVDLKEYNYNFIVERGYESYIDVAKELLKDYSDKIILPVDLGILENESRVDYAVDEVPNLPIYDIGLKTIELYKEKIYSAKTLFANGPAGVFEMKEFSKGTQDLVNALSLSEGFSIIGGGHLAAAASNMNLDGEITHISSGGGASINLISGKELPAVKALVDSAKRYK; encoded by the coding sequence ATGGAACATGAATTCAATACTATGGATGATTTTGACTTAGAAGGAAAAACAGTACTATTGAGAGTAGATGTCAATTCACCTGTAGATCCGCTAACGGGGGATTTACTTGATGATACAAGAATGCAATTACACTCTATCACAATCAAGGAATTGCATCAGCGTGGTGCAAAAGTGGTTGTTCTTGCTCATCAAAGTAGGCCTGGTAAGTCAGATTTCACCACACTTAAAGAGCATGCAATATCATTATCCAATATCGTAGGATGCGAAGTACAATATGTTGATTCAATATTCACAAAACAGGCACAGGATATCATTTCCAATATGGTAAACGGTGAAGTTGTACTTCTTGAAAACTTAAGATTCTTCTCTGAAGAAATGCCTAAATTAACCGTGGAAGAACAAAAAAACAGTATCTTGGTACAATCACTTGCACCTCTTGCTGATTATTATGTAAATGATGCATTTGCAACAGCTCACAGATCACAAACATCTCTTATTGGATTTGCAGAAGTTCTTCCATCAATGGCCGGACGTGTAATGCAACAGGAATTGTCCTCATTATATGGAATACTTGACAACGCTCAACAACCACGTGTATATGTATTGGGTGGAATCAAAGCCGATGATTCCATTGAAGTGATGGCAAATGCCCTTAAAACTGATAGGGCGGATTGTATCTTAACAACCGGACTGGTGGCAAACATATTTCTCGTTGCGAGTGGAGTTGACTTAAAAGAATACAATTATAATTTTATAGTGGAACGTGGATATGAAAGTTATATCGATGTTGCTAAAGAATTGTTGAAAGATTATTCCGATAAGATAATTTTACCTGTTGACTTGGGAATTCTTGAAAATGAATCTCGTGTTGATTATGCCGTTGATGAAGTACCTAATTTGCCTATTTATGATATAGGATTAAAAACTATTGAATTATATAAGGAGAAAATCTATTCTGCTAAAACATTATTTGCAAATGGACCTGCTGGTGTATTTGAGATGAAAGAATTTAGTAAAGGTACTCAGGACTTGGTGAATGCATTATCATTATCCGAAGGATTTTCTATTATTGGTGGAGGACATTTAGCAGCTGCTGCTAGTAATATGAACTTGGATGGAGAAATAACTCATATTAGTAGTGGTGGAGGGGCCAGTATTAATTTAATTTCTGGTAAAGAATTGCCGGCAGTTAAAGCATTGGTTGATTCAGCTAAACGATATAAATAA
- a CDS encoding DUF1002 domain-containing protein produces the protein MSGKLIGIIILIIIAVGLFVPLGSSSGNGNNSIAVTYGETTYNNPEYKQMVDEYFEGNGHVSLKDADEKIITSNDVNRISSGISQRTYNSNQIFSCAMVDLSGNNNIKIDVDPKITTVTPSMYKSALDSAGIKKGHVIVTSPITATGESALAGIMKAYETATGQLIPEEVKNAANNEIYTQSEVVNNTNLSADDVANLVDEAKDEVEKENTTDKQTIINIVNNIASNNNIQISGDDINNIADSIQQTQSVQDKANQYQNQVSDYINSEDAQNIFDMIWRTIQSLLDKYLPQK, from the coding sequence ATGAGTGGAAAACTTATTGGTATAATAATACTGATAATTATTGCTGTGGGATTATTTGTACCGCTGGGTTCTTCAAGCGGTAATGGAAACAATTCTATAGCAGTAACATATGGTGAAACAACATATAATAATCCTGAATATAAACAGATGGTAGATGAATACTTTGAAGGAAATGGACATGTAAGTTTGAAGGATGCAGATGAAAAGATTATTACATCAAATGACGTTAACAGAATATCATCCGGTATAAGTCAAAGGACTTATAATTCCAATCAGATATTTTCATGTGCAATGGTTGATTTAAGTGGCAACAACAATATTAAAATTGATGTAGATCCAAAAATTACCACTGTAACACCTAGTATGTATAAATCCGCACTTGACTCCGCCGGAATTAAAAAGGGCCATGTGATTGTAACCAGTCCTATTACGGCAACCGGTGAATCAGCACTTGCAGGTATTATGAAAGCGTATGAAACTGCAACCGGTCAACTTATCCCTGAGGAAGTTAAGAATGCTGCAAACAATGAGATTTATACACAAAGTGAAGTTGTAAATAACACAAACCTTAGTGCTGATGATGTTGCAAACTTAGTTGATGAGGCTAAAGATGAAGTTGAAAAGGAAAATACCACCGATAAGCAGACCATAATCAATATTGTAAACAACATTGCAAGCAACAACAACATCCAGATATCCGGTGATGACATAAACAACATAGCAGACAGTATTCAGCAAACGCAATCCGTTCAGGATAAGGCAAATCAATACCAAAATCAGGTATCCGATTATATAAACAGTGAAGATGCACAAAATATATTTGATATGATTTGGAGAACAATTCAATCATTACTTGACAAATACCTACCTCAAAAATAA
- a CDS encoding DNA-directed RNA polymerase subunit H, protein MNVDILQHNLVPEHLILSEEEAQEVLDELNVSEDQIPKILPADPVVKAIGAKVGDMLKITRKSETAGVFVAYRMVRE, encoded by the coding sequence TTGAACGTGGATATATTACAACATAACTTAGTTCCGGAACATTTAATCTTATCAGAAGAAGAAGCACAAGAGGTTCTCGATGAACTAAATGTCTCCGAAGATCAAATCCCAAAGATATTACCTGCAGATCCTGTAGTCAAAGCCATCGGTGCAAAAGTTGGGGATATGCTTAAAATTACCAGAAAAAGTGAAACAGCCGGTGTTTTTGTAGCATATCGTATGGTAAGAGAATAA
- a CDS encoding type II restriction endonuclease, producing MVKQNGSEIAKSGFQSEKDIVNKFNNWKEDEDSKQWLKIMGYKLSEIISVKSNTIRNNKTDIQVKISRTDTEHTDTHNIQVKSLSSYRGFNQVDKRWIDNYQKMWNIPDDITELLKYYTGELKPCTDDDKKRIYLNEFSAKQQKDILNFFNDNKIWIICDLLRGRGPYSTEWILVVQKTDNIRWILQPINKVINYYSKGEVFITPKGNLKIGKISMQRKGGDKGKKSANMLQFKINPAKLFEI from the coding sequence ATGGTTAAACAGAATGGTTCTGAAATTGCAAAAAGCGGTTTTCAAAGTGAAAAGGATATCGTGAATAAATTCAATAACTGGAAAGAAGATGAAGACTCCAAACAATGGTTAAAAATAATGGGTTACAAGCTAAGTGAGATCATATCAGTAAAAAGCAATACAATAAGAAACAATAAAACAGATATACAAGTTAAGATATCAAGAACAGATACCGAACATACCGACACCCATAATATACAGGTCAAATCACTAAGCAGCTATAGAGGATTTAATCAAGTCGATAAAAGGTGGATTGACAACTATCAAAAGATGTGGAACATACCTGATGATATAACAGAACTATTAAAATATTATACTGGCGAACTAAAACCATGTACTGATGATGATAAAAAAAGAATTTACTTAAATGAATTTTCAGCAAAACAACAAAAAGATATATTGAACTTCTTTAATGACAACAAGATATGGATTATCTGTGATTTACTCAGAGGTAGAGGCCCCTATTCGACAGAATGGATACTTGTTGTTCAAAAGACAGATAACATACGATGGATCTTGCAACCTATTAATAAAGTAATTAATTATTATTCGAAAGGAGAAGTTTTCATAACACCAAAGGGTAATCTGAAAATCGGAAAAATCAGTATGCAACGTAAAGGTGGAGATAAAGGTAAAAAATCCGCAAACATGCTACAATTTAAGATAAATCCTGCAAAATTATTTGAAATCTGA
- the twy1 gene encoding 4-demethylwyosine synthase TYW1 codes for MLISETKKKDMEKKGYRFSGQHLHSGNKICHWTRKSIVDDGVCYKEEFYGIKSHRCLQMSPAIPYCQHKCLFCWRDTEITKTSWDSDDYDDPKTIIEDCIANQKQLLCGFFGNENANPKKLDECLTPNNAAISLAGEPLLYPEINQLLREFEKKDFTTFLVSNGERPDLLKKLEDEEPTQLYISLDAPNKDVYRKVCLPQVENGWEKLNESLELLSTLDTRKVLRITSVNELNMLNTDEYAKIIDKTDIDYVEIKAYMFVGDSRNRLKWENMPTTKELHDFAYDVASKAGLDVINEVEKSRVLLLGDKLPTKYNN; via the coding sequence ATGTTAATTTCAGAAACAAAAAAGAAAGATATGGAAAAGAAAGGATATCGATTTAGCGGACAACATCTGCATAGCGGTAACAAGATATGTCACTGGACCAGAAAGAGTATTGTTGATGATGGTGTCTGTTATAAGGAAGAGTTCTATGGAATTAAAAGCCATAGATGTCTTCAAATGTCACCTGCAATACCTTACTGTCAACATAAATGTTTATTCTGTTGGAGGGATACTGAGATTACCAAGACATCATGGGATAGTGATGACTATGATGACCCAAAGACTATTATTGAGGATTGCATAGCCAATCAGAAACAATTGCTATGCGGATTTTTCGGCAACGAAAATGCAAATCCCAAAAAGCTTGACGAATGCCTAACTCCCAATAATGCGGCCATTAGCTTAGCCGGTGAACCGTTATTATATCCTGAAATCAATCAGCTTTTAAGGGAGTTTGAAAAGAAGGACTTTACTACATTTCTAGTATCGAATGGTGAACGACCTGATTTGCTTAAGAAGCTTGAAGATGAGGAGCCGACCCAACTATACATTTCATTGGATGCTCCGAACAAGGATGTTTATAGGAAGGTATGTCTTCCACAGGTAGAAAATGGATGGGAAAAATTAAATGAAAGCCTTGAATTATTAAGTACCCTTGATACAAGGAAGGTTCTTAGAATCACGTCTGTCAATGAGTTGAATATGCTTAATACAGATGAATATGCAAAAATTATTGATAAAACGGACATTGATTATGTTGAAATAAAGGCATACATGTTTGTCGGAGACTCAAGAAACAGGTTAAAATGGGAAAATATGCCTACAACCAAAGAATTGCATGATTTTGCATATGACGTGGCCAGTAAGGCTGGTTTGGATGTTATAAATGAAGTTGAAAAAAGTAGGGTATTGTTGCTCGGAGATAAATTACCCACAAAGTATAATAATTAG